Part of the Methanobacteriaceae archaeon genome is shown below.
GTAAGAAATTTATTATTATCTAAATCATTTAGATTTTATATTAATTAATAGCTTTTAATAAATATTTAGAATGAGAGGAATTGGATGGAAACAAAGGAAATAAATAAAAATCAAGTATTATCTATTAAAAGCGACATAATAGTTCTGATTGCTGCTGCTATTAGTCTATTTATTCTAAACTGGCACATTAATTTAGAAATAATTGCAGGAATAATTTTAGTTATGGCCACGGGTTATGGATTAAGCATCATATTTTTTCCAAAAAAAAATGATATTGATTTTTTGTCAAGATTATTATTATCTCCTATTTTAGGAATCTTTTTAATCGGTTTTTGGAGTATTTTATTGAATTATACACCATATCATGAGACTACTATATACTATGAACTTGCCATAATCCCAATTTTATTAATATTATTTATAATTAGAACTATTAGATTTTTAAGGTCAAAGAAATCTATTTCTAATTTGTCAATCAAAAGAAAGGATAAAAATAAGGCCAATATCCATGAAGACGAATATAAGAATTTAAATACTGCTAAAGCTGCTGCTAAAGCTGAAAAAGAAAAATTAATGAAAATAAATAAAAAAATCAATACCACTGAAACAGTTACAACTTCCAAATATTCCTCAAAATCATCAGACACCAAAACAGCACCCACCCCCAAATATTCCTCAAAATCATCAGAAATGCCTAGACCCCCCGGTTATGGTAAAAAATATATTGATAAAAGTAAACCTACCCCATCAGAATCAAAAAATAATATTAAAACTGGTAAATCAAAAAATAGATGGTCATTAAAATCTCAGGAAGATTCCAAAGTTGATAAATCAAAAGAAAAAATCGAGGTAATAAAAGTTAAAAAATCCATTAATGATATAATTATGGTTCTTATTTTAACTGTGATATGTGGAATTTTAATATTTTTACCTCAAACTTCAAGTTCCATTAAAATGGTATTTATAATACTACTTCTTTTCTTTATATTTGGATATTCCGTGCTATCTGGACTATTTATTAAATTTTCGGACCAGAAATTGTTAAAAAAGATCATTTACAGTGTTTTATTGAGTATGGGTATTGTTTTAAGTCTGTGTGCTTTATTAACCTTCCTCAAAATCCACCCACCATCAGCATATTTCTTAGCAGTTATTCTGGTTATTTCCTTAGCCATGGGAATTTTAGGATACTTAAGAACGACTAGAAATCATAAAAAAGTAAAAAAAAGTTTTAGATATGAAAAAAGTAAATTAATTTCAGAAAAAAGTGAATTTAATGTTTTAACTATATCCCAAAAAGAATCATTATCCGAAACTAATTTAAAAAATGATGAAATGGTTTTCAAAAAGTATTCCCGGGAAAATACCCATGAAAAACCCCTGCAAAATAGAATTAATAGTAAACTAAATGATGATAAGCAAAATTTAAAACTAAGTGATTTAGGAAAAGAAAAAATTACCCCGGTATTAAATGATAATACAAGTAAAGATATTAAAACAACGGATGAAATCAAGACATCTTTAAGTCCCTCAGATGCTAGAAAAAGGGTTATGTCCCGTAAAAAGGATATGGAAAAAGATGGCCGGGAAAAAAGCAAATCATCCCAAGTATATGATGAACTCGAAAAAGATAAGAAATCAGATGCTAAAAAGACTTCAAAACCTATTTCCAAGTTATTTAGAAGTTCATCTACATTGAAATTAATTATTGTTTTAATTTTTAGCATAATTGGTATTATTTTTACAATTCAACCAGTATCTTCATTTTTATCTTCAAATTTAGGAATTGCCTTAGGAGAAATTGTTAAGTTAATATTTATAGCGCCACTTCTTCTCTATTTGCCAGGATATGCTATAAAAGAGTTATTTATACCTGAAAAGTTCTCGGGAATTATATTTGCAGGAGCTATCAGCATAGTTATTAGTTTATCTTTGGATATCCTGATTTTATTTGGAATGCTGTACATAGGCCATTTATCTAACCAAACAGGCCTGAATCAAAGTTTGTATGTGGGAATTTTATCCAGTATATCCATTATATGTATATTAATTGCATTTTGGAAGTCTAATAAAAAAACAGTTCCAACCGACATATCCATGTATGAACTTTCTAAAAAGGACTCTGAAACAGATAAAGAAATGGAAGAAAATAAAGCAGGATTAGATAAAAATAAGGATGAAAAAGCATTAAATGATCTAAAAAAATATTCTAAAGAAAAGTCAGAGAATATTAAAAAAGAGAAGGGTATAGAAATTCTCAAAGAAGATATTGCTCTGGCAAAAAAAGAAGTTAAAGAAGATCCATTATTTACCCTTAAAAAACCTGACCCCGCAGTTATTAAAAAACCTGAATCAATACCTGTTAAAAAACCAGCTCGAAAAAATTACTTAGAAGAAGATCTGGCCAAATCATTTTCAGCATCAGATATTTTTGATGATAAAAAAGAGAATAAAGAAATTAAAAAGCCAGACCCCAGCAATCAAGATAATAAAAAGAGGTTTATACCCCTAGATCTTCTAATTGTTTTAAACATCACATTTTTAACTATTATAAGCATCTATGTTCCCATAATAAGTAAAACTCCATTGAATTCTATATTAGGGCTCTTATTCGTTTTATTCATTCCAGGATATACATTAATTGCGGCATTATTCCCTAAAAAACAGGATCTGGATAATATTGCAAGATTGGCCCTTAGTTTTGGAATGAGCCTGGCCATATCTCCATTGATAGGACTAGCACTTAATTATACTCCATTTGGAATAAAATTATCACCAATAGTAATTTCTTTAACCATATTTACTATTATAATGGTTTTAATATCTTACATTAGAAGAAAAAAAGTTTCTAGCGAAAATAGATTTAATCCAGAAATTACTAACTCCCTATCTTCCTTGAAACAGTCATTTAATAGTGAATCCCGACTTGATAAAATTCTTTCTATAATATTGATACTTTCTTTAGTGCTGGCCATTGCTACTACTGCATATATAATTGTCAAACCTAAGGAAGGGGAAAAATTCACTGAATTCTACATTTTAGGGCCTAATGGAAAGGCCAGTGACTATCCGACCAACCTCACCTTAGGGCAATCTGGAAAATTATTTGTAGGTGTAGTGAATCACGAATATTCTACGGTAAATTATAAAGTGTTGGTCAAGTTACAGGGGAAAATCATAAGCACTGAAAATATAAGTCTGAAAAATAATCAGAAATGGGAAAAGGACATAATTTTCACACCAGATGCATCTGGAACTAATCAAAAATTGGAATTAATTTTATACAAGTTACCTGATGATAAAAATGCTTATAGATCCTTACATCTATGGGTTAATGTAGTCTAATCCAAATATCTAATTTAAATTTATGATGTTGAAAATTTAACTATTAAAACAGAATAATCACATCAATAATACTATATAATATAAATCTCTTAAAAAAGATTAATTTATATAAAAATTGACCATGTGAATATCTTTTAAAAAAGATTTTAATTACATTTATTAAAATTACCCTCAACTTTAATTAAATAATATAACTTAAAGAAAATTTTAAACCATTTTATAAATAAAATCTTGATAAAAACTATTATAGGGAAGTATGATTCATGCAAAATAAAAATATAGTTGTGACCGGTGGTTTAGGATTTATTGGAAGCCATTTAGTTGATAAATTAGTTGAAAATAACCAAGTTACTATTATTGATGATAAATCTTCGGGAAATATCACTAATCTAGCCTACCCCCAACATGAAAATCTGGAGATAATAATTGGAGGAATTAATGATTTAGACTTAAAAGAAATCTTCCAGGACAAAGATTACATCTTCCATGAGGCCGCCATGGCCAGTGTTCCCCTAAGTATAGATTTCCCAGAAGAATCACACCGAATAAATGCCACTGGAACCCTAAAAATACTAGTTGCTGCTCGAGATGCTGGTGTAAAGAAATTAATAAATGCCTCCAGTTCCGCGGTTTATGGGGACAATACTAACATGCCCCTTAAAGAAAGTGAGCCGGTAAATCCACTATCACCATATGCCGTTTCTAAAACATCCGCTGAACAATACTGTAAAGTATTTTCAGAAGTTTATGGGTTAGAAACTGTTTCTTTTAGATATTTTAATGTTTTTGGGCCTCGTCAAGCCCCAGATTCACAATATGCTGCAGTAATTCCTAAGTTCATTGATTCATTATTAAATGGTAATTCACCCATAATTTATGGAGACGGAAAACAAAGCAGAGACTTCATTTTTGTTAATGATGTGGTTGATGCTAATATCAAGGCCTGTGAGTCAAAATTCAGTGGAGTTCTTAATTTAGCAGGTGGGACTGCTTTAAGTGTGAATGAATTGTTTACTATGATTAAAAATATTTTAGGATCTCCTTTAGAACCAAAATATCTTGAAGAACGTTCTGGAGATATAAAGCATTCCATGGCTGAAGTTAGTGGCCTGGAAAATATTGACTTTAAAGTAAAAAAAGACTTTGAAAAACAGTTAAGAGAAACTATTGAGTGGTTTAAAAAATCAAAGAAATAGCCTAATAATAATGATAGTTACTTCAGTAAAAAAAAATATTCTTTTTAATATTTTCTAAATCATATGGGATTTAAATATTAATCTAAAATCATTTTCATTCCATTCCGAATCTATTTTTAAAGCTTCTTTAGCCATTATATTCTTCCAATCAATTCCAGGAGCAATGCAGTTATTTTCCATGTGAGTGGCAATGGATGGTAAAGGTGTCCATAACTTAAATCGTTTACCATTAATAATTTGCTTGGTAGAGTCCAACCATACCCTGAAAACTATTTTTCTCATTTCTGTTGATTTGAGCATATTAACCGGATTTAACTGATACTTGGTCAGTGCCAACCACATACTAGAATCATAATTACCATTAACATAAGTTTTTAAAACTTCTTGAACATCGTTCAAAGTTTTTTTAGTGGTTAAAAATGTTAAACAAGTTGAATTAGCAGTTCTCCATTTTCGAGTTGCTGTGGACCTGGTTTCATATTTATGTTGATGTAGCGGATGATTATAATAATCCAGATGATCATAGGCCGAAACAAAATCAACATCATCATAGCTATCCATGAAATTAATCATTTCTTTAAATTGATTAGGGA
Proteins encoded:
- a CDS encoding DUF1616 domain-containing protein; the protein is METKEINKNQVLSIKSDIIVLIAAAISLFILNWHINLEIIAGIILVMATGYGLSIIFFPKKNDIDFLSRLLLSPILGIFLIGFWSILLNYTPYHETTIYYELAIIPILLILFIIRTIRFLRSKKSISNLSIKRKDKNKANIHEDEYKNLNTAKAAAKAEKEKLMKINKKINTTETVTTSKYSSKSSDTKTAPTPKYSSKSSEMPRPPGYGKKYIDKSKPTPSESKNNIKTGKSKNRWSLKSQEDSKVDKSKEKIEVIKVKKSINDIIMVLILTVICGILIFLPQTSSSIKMVFIILLLFFIFGYSVLSGLFIKFSDQKLLKKIIYSVLLSMGIVLSLCALLTFLKIHPPSAYFLAVILVISLAMGILGYLRTTRNHKKVKKSFRYEKSKLISEKSEFNVLTISQKESLSETNLKNDEMVFKKYSRENTHEKPLQNRINSKLNDDKQNLKLSDLGKEKITPVLNDNTSKDIKTTDEIKTSLSPSDARKRVMSRKKDMEKDGREKSKSSQVYDELEKDKKSDAKKTSKPISKLFRSSSTLKLIIVLIFSIIGIIFTIQPVSSFLSSNLGIALGEIVKLIFIAPLLLYLPGYAIKELFIPEKFSGIIFAGAISIVISLSLDILILFGMLYIGHLSNQTGLNQSLYVGILSSISIICILIAFWKSNKKTVPTDISMYELSKKDSETDKEMEENKAGLDKNKDEKALNDLKKYSKEKSENIKKEKGIEILKEDIALAKKEVKEDPLFTLKKPDPAVIKKPESIPVKKPARKNYLEEDLAKSFSASDIFDDKKENKEIKKPDPSNQDNKKRFIPLDLLIVLNITFLTIISIYVPIISKTPLNSILGLLFVLFIPGYTLIAALFPKKQDLDNIARLALSFGMSLAISPLIGLALNYTPFGIKLSPIVISLTIFTIIMVLISYIRRKKVSSENRFNPEITNSLSSLKQSFNSESRLDKILSIILILSLVLAIATTAYIIVKPKEGEKFTEFYILGPNGKASDYPTNLTLGQSGKLFVGVVNHEYSTVNYKVLVKLQGKIISTENISLKNNQKWEKDIIFTPDASGTNQKLELILYKLPDDKNAYRSLHLWVNVV
- a CDS encoding SDR family oxidoreductase, translating into MQNKNIVVTGGLGFIGSHLVDKLVENNQVTIIDDKSSGNITNLAYPQHENLEIIIGGINDLDLKEIFQDKDYIFHEAAMASVPLSIDFPEESHRINATGTLKILVAARDAGVKKLINASSSAVYGDNTNMPLKESEPVNPLSPYAVSKTSAEQYCKVFSEVYGLETVSFRYFNVFGPRQAPDSQYAAVIPKFIDSLLNGNSPIIYGDGKQSRDFIFVNDVVDANIKACESKFSGVLNLAGGTALSVNELFTMIKNILGSPLEPKYLEERSGDIKHSMAEVSGLENIDFKVKKDFEKQLRETIEWFKKSKK
- a CDS encoding glycosyltransferase family 2 protein, encoding MYDYDLAIAYRIYPGVSKIPPVFSQDKLKLSEFCLKSFKDSLGNLKVKMIVLLDNCPVEYNELFQKYFSEDDLELIELKGIGNQATFDLQIMALLEQEYSNRVYFAEDDYFYLPNQFKEMINFMDSYDDVDFVSAYDHLDYYNHPLHQHKYETRSTATRKWRTANSTCLTFLTTKKTLNDVQEVLKTYVNGNYDSSMWLALTKYQLNPVNMLKSTEMRKIVFRVWLDSTKQIINGKRFKLWTPLPSIATHMENNCIAPGIDWKNIMAKEALKIDSEWNENDFRLIFKSHMI